In bacterium, the genomic window ATCGCGAGGATCGCCCAGACCGACGACTCGAGTCCGAATCCCAGGCCGGAGAGCAGGAACGTCGCCGGCCCGGTCTTGGTGGAGTACGCCATCTCGCTGACCGGACGGCGCTCCGCGCCCGTGTACTGGTCGGTGAGCCATTTGATCACCCCGGCCAGCACGAGGCCGGTCAGCGTCGCGAACGAGAACCGCCAGTCGGCCGCCCCGGTCCGGGGGTCCGTCAGGTAGAAGGCGTTGACGAGCCCGAACCCGACGACCGCGGCCGCGCTCGCCGTCCAGAACCCGTTCGTGATCGGCCGCATGGGATCGCCCTGGGCGTCGCCACGCGCCCGCACCGCCCACGTCCCCACGATCGAGGCGAACACGCCGACCCCCTGCACGAGCAACGGGAAGAGGATCAGTTTGAGCGCGAACCCGGACGCCGCCGGCCCGTAGGTCGCGCGGAAGTGCGGGTCGAGGAGCGCCGAGGCGCCGAGGATGATCGCCGCGACGAGCGTGACCTCGTACGATTCGAAGACGTCCGCGGCCATGCCCGCGCAATCGCCGACGTTGTCGCCGACGTTGTCGGCGATCGTGGCGGGGTTGCGCGGATCGTCCTCCGGGATGCCGGCTTCGACTTTGCCGACCAGGTCGGCGCCGACGTCGGCCGCCTTGGTGTAGATGCCGCCGCCGATCCGCATGAACGACGCGACCAGCGACCCGCCGAACCCGAAGCCGATGAGCACGCGCGTGGCGTCGCCGCGGAAGATCACGAAGATGATCGTCGCCCCCAGCAACCCGAGCCCGACGGTGAACATCCCCGAGACGGTGCCGGCCTGGAACGCCGTCTCGAGCGCCTCGCGGAAGCTGCGCGTCGCCGCGTCGGCGGTCCGGACGTTGCCGCGGACGGCCAGGTGCATGCCGACGGAGCCGGCGCCGTAGCTCGCGAGGCACCCCATCAAGAACGCAAGCGCGATCCCGACCACGAGCGCCGGGTTGGTGTAGATCGGACGGTAGAGGAGGTAGAGGGCGATCGTGATGAGGACGATGAAGAGCGCCATCGTCCGGAATTGCCGCGTCAGGTACGCCCGCGCGCCTTCCTGGATCGCCGCGGCGACCCGCTGCATCGCCTCCGGCCCGGCGCTGCGCGCCAGTACCCGCACGCTGAGCCACCAGCCATACGCGAGCGCGGAGGCGGCCGCGGCGAGGACGAGCCACAAAAGCAGCGACTCGAGTGCGCCAAAGGGCGGCAGCATGATGGTGGACTCGTTCATTCAGTCCTCCCCGGCATTCCGATCCTTGGCGCGTGCGGCAACAGCCATCATAGCAGGTGGAGCCGTGTGGCTTCAAGCGAACGGCGCTCAAAATAGGCGAAAAACCGCGATTTCCGGCGGTTCCCGGCTCCGGGCGCCGGATTTACCGCGGCCGCAGCCGCCGTTAGGGTTTGGGAGGGTCGGCGGGCGTAAAGCGCACCTGGGCGTGGGCGTCCAGGCCGTGCGCCTTGAAGAACCCCTGGTTGACCTCCAACGCGTACCGGTAGGGGCGGGTGGGCTGCCACAGGTCCGTGGGAGGCGGATTGCTCGGGTCCGGGGCGACGCGCATATCGAGGATGCCGACCACGCGCCAGCGATTGTCCAGGAAGGCGATCGACAGCGGGATCAACGTGTCCTTCATCCAGAACGGCGCCTGCGTCAGGTCCTCGAACTTGAAGAGCATCCCGGCGTCCGTGTCGAGCTCGCGGCGGCACATGAGCCCGACTTCCCGCGACGGCTCGGTATCGGCGATCTCCACGCGCACTTGGGTCGCGGTCCCGTGCTCGGTGAAAGTGACAACGCCGTGCGGGTACTTGAACGTGGGCACGGTGCAGTCACCGGCGCCGAACGCGCGCGGCACGGCGGCCCCGCCGGCGAAGGCCAGGACGAGTAATGCGGCGAGGACGCGGGGCACGTTCATGCCCAAGACAACGCCGCCGTCCCGGCCGTGGTTCCCTCGGGCCGGACGGGGCGCGTGTCGACGGGGCGGGCCGATCACCGAGCAGTCCGAGGTGGCAGGGCCGACAGCCAGTCCAGGATGGTCCCCACGGCTTCGTTGTCGGCCGCGTCTTCGATGTCGAGATGCGTGTAGCGCGCGAGAATCGTGACCCGCACGCGGCTGCGCGGCGTCGCCGTATGCGCGAGGTAGAAGTCCACGAGTCCCGGCCACCGGACCAGCCCGCGCCCGGCTCCCAGGATGAGCATCGGCAGGTTGACGTACCGCAGTTGGGTGAGGCTGACGTATCGCCGCGAGAACTCGTCGCCGGTGTCGAGGTTCAGGGAGAGCCCGAGATCGAGCAGCAGCCGCCACGGCATGTACCACTGCGTAAAGTCGCCGTCGGGCCGGAGGATCGCGGCCTCGAGCGCCCGCAGGTCGACGAGGCCGCGCGGCGTGCTGCGGTCGTACGGAATCCAGCGGATCAGGGTCTCGCCGCGCGCCGGGCGGCCGGTCGAGAGTTTCAGCAATCCGTCGCGGGTGATGCCGGCCGGGTCGGGCATGCGGTCGAAGACCCCGAGCGGGCCGCCGATCGACGCCCGGATGAATATGTCGGGCTCCATCTGATCGGAGAGGACGGCGCCG contains:
- a CDS encoding sodium-translocating pyrophosphatase, with translation MNESTIMLPPFGALESLLLWLVLAAAASALAYGWWLSVRVLARSAGPEAMQRVAAAIQEGARAYLTRQFRTMALFIVLITIALYLLYRPIYTNPALVVGIALAFLMGCLASYGAGSVGMHLAVRGNVRTADAATRSFREALETAFQAGTVSGMFTVGLGLLGATIIFVIFRGDATRVLIGFGFGGSLVASFMRIGGGIYTKAADVGADLVGKVEAGIPEDDPRNPATIADNVGDNVGDCAGMAADVFESYEVTLVAAIILGASALLDPHFRATYGPAASGFALKLILFPLLVQGVGVFASIVGTWAVRARGDAQGDPMRPITNGFWTASAAAVVGFGLVNAFYLTDPRTGAADWRFSFATLTGLVLAGVIKWLTDQYTGAERRPVSEMAYSTKTGPATFLLSGLGFGLESSVWAILAIAATILASFTIFQGDVALAGYGIALSGLGLLTVTGYILAMDTFGPIVDNANGIFEMAGGGEDRAARIIAHLDQAGNTTKALTKGFAIATAVIAATALFRSFVDQAHLLPSAASFGTTLAQAGAAAGDVLERVGIQVNLPLVFIGMLMGGAVPFLVSAFLIRAVGRSAFDVVEEVRRQFRTIPGIMEGTARPDYQRCVDIVTRAAQRELLAPAVVAISAPIMVGIGLGAAPLGAFLAGAILTGQLMAVFMANTGGAWDNAKKKIEDGFLGGKGTEYHKAGVIGDTVGDPLKDTAGPALNPLIKVMNLVSILIAPVAILPIGWGMRAAVVALTLALMAWAVAINRRSSVSPEDMAAAARGAPAAAGAALVPAGRPDVSPQGR
- a CDS encoding DUF192 domain-containing protein is translated as MNVPRVLAALLVLAFAGGAAVPRAFGAGDCTVPTFKYPHGVVTFTEHGTATQVRVEIADTEPSREVGLMCRRELDTDAGMLFKFEDLTQAPFWMKDTLIPLSIAFLDNRWRVVGILDMRVAPDPSNPPPTDLWQPTRPYRYALEVNQGFFKAHGLDAHAQVRFTPADPPKP